A segment of the Sphingobacterium oryzagri genome:
GACAGCCTTTACCTTATGTCAAGAAAACAACCTACCTATAATAGTATTTGATATGAACAAGCCGGGCAATTTGAAAAAATTAGCCGACGGTGCACATATCGGTACAATTGTAAGTTAAGCTATGCTAAAAGAAACAAAAAAGATATGAATGAACTAATTTCCTTAGAACTAGATGACTGTAAGGAGAGCATGGGAAAAGCTATTGCTCATACAGAATCTGAATTGACAAAAATCAGAGCTGGAAAAGCATCGCCATCCATGTTAGACGGTATTTCAATAGATTACTACGGCACGATGACACCACTTTCGCAAGTCAGTAACATCAACACGACCGACGCGCGGACGATTGTTATTCAGCCTTGGGAAAAAAACATTCTGGGTGCTGTTGAAAAAGCCATCATGGAATCAAACCTAGGTTTAAATCCACAAAATGACGGAACTATTATCCGCCTTGCCATCCCGGTTTTGACTGAAGAAAGAAGACGTGACCTGGTTAAAAAGGTGAAAGAAGAGACAGAAAAAGGACGTATTGCCATCCGTAATATTCGTAAAGATGCCAACGAATCTATCAAAAAATTGAAGAACGATGGTGTTTCCGAAGACGAGGCAAAAACAGGTGAGGCTGAGGTACAAAAATTGACTGATGCTTTTATCGTCAAAGTTGACCAACTGGCCGAATTAAAAGAGAAAGATATTATGACCGTATAACACGGCTTCGTAAACGATTATTAAAAAGGATTCTTCATATAGAATCCTTTTTTCATTTCGTCTTTTTTCATTAACTTTCCTTTTAAATTACCAGTTTAAACAAACTATATTATGCAGAACAGTAGAAGAAATTTTTTAAGAACCGCAGGTTTAGGCGTTTCGGCGGCACTTCTAAGCCCCCATTTTTTTTCTTGCCAAACGGCAAAATCGGGTAACAGTCCTTTTCACAACATCGGTTTACAACTGTTTTCCCTTCGTGATATGATGGCGGAAGATCCGATAAAAACCCTGGAAACCGTTGCCAAGATTGGCTACAAACATGTGGAAACCTTTGGCGTGGATGCCGCAGCCGGAAAATATTGGAATCTCACTATTCCAGAATTGAAAAAAGTATTGGATGACAATAACCTCAAGTCGCATAGCGGCCACTACGATATGTCAAAATACTTGAGTCGCAACCATACAGACAAAGAAAATATCGAGAAATATATCGAAATTGCGCACCAGCTTGGCCAAACATATATCGTTGCTCCGGTGACACCGATGGACGACCTGAACAACCTGAAGGTAGAAGATTATCAATATGCTGCCGAACAACTCAATAAAGCAGGCGAAATGGCAAAAAAAGCGGGTCTACGTGTCGGCTACCACAACCATTTCTGGGAATTTCGTAATTTCGCTAATGGCACAAAAGGATTGGATATCCTGATCGCATTTACGCAGCCAGATCTTGTTGATTTTGAACTGGATATCTATTGGATAGAAAAAGCTGGCTTAAGTCCGCAGTCTTATTTCGAGAAATATCCTGGGCGATTCCCGATGTGGCATATCAAAGACATGGATAAGAAATTTACCACACCGGTAGTCGGCGAGCAGTATGATAAACTTGGATTTATGGATATTGTAAAAGAGATTCGCTATACCGAAGTTGGTACAGGCGCGATTGACTATGTAAACATCGCGACTTACGCCGATAAAGCCGGATTAAAGTATGCTTTTGTAGAACAGGATGATATCTATCTACCGAATAAATTTGAGAGCATCAAGAAAAGTTACGACTATGTCCAAAACTTTTTAGCCAAAGGAGCTGTCTAAAAAGCGGTTAATTGTCGTCATCGTAAGTTTTTAGAGAAGACTTACGATGACGCATTTTTATTTATTCGAAGAACTTTTGGGCGCCTTCTTCTTATTTAAAATATCGTTGCTTCGACATCCCTGGCATTTGTTTCAACCGCTTGGCGTAACTCTTCTTTAAAAGCCAGAACGCGTTCTGCCAAATCGGCATCAGCTGTTGCCAGTATTTGCGCCGCCAAAATACCCGCATTTTTTGCTGCGTTAAGTGCCACCGTCGCCACAGGAATACCATTAGGCATTTGCAATATGGACAAAACGGAATCCCAGCCATCGATAGAATTGGATGACTTTACCGGAACACCAATCACTGGCAAATGGGTAATGGACGCCACCATACCCGGCAAATGTGCCGCGCCACCTGCGCCAGCGATGATAACTTTCAGACCACGATCTGCAGCCGACTTGGCGTAATCAAACATCCGCTCGGGTGTACGGTGAGCCGATACGATCGAAACCTCGAACGGAACCGCCATTTTTTTTAAAAGATCTATGGCATCTTGCATGACCGGAAGATCTGACTTACTGCCCATGATAATACCAACCAAGGCTTTACTGTCGTTACTCATGTATTTTAAAAGATTAAGCTTTTACTTTTAATGTTTCTTGTACCCAACGGGCATTCTTGATCGCGGTGTCACGATCATCATGGATAATGCACACATGGCCCATTTTACGAAAAGGCTTGGTATACTTTTTACCGTATAAATGCACGAAAATACCTTCCACACCCAGTACCTCTTCTACCCCATCGTACTTTGCAAGTCCTTCATACTTCGGCTCACCAAGCAAGTTAATCATAACAGCTGTTGTTCTAGCCGCAGTAGAGCCTAAAGGCAAATTAAATATGGCGCGTAAGTGTTGCGCAAATTGTGAGGTAATATTTCCTTCGATTGTTTGGTGTCCACTGTTGTGCGGGCGCGGAGCCAACTCATTTACTAATATTTCGCCGCTCTTGGTCAAGAACATTTCCACCGCAAGTAAACCAACGATCTGTAGATCGGCAGCTATTTTCTTGGCAATTTCTTCTGCCCGCGCCTGTACCTCCAAGGGAAGTGTAGAGGGGGAAATCAAAAATTCCACGAGATTTGCTTCCGCATTAAATTCCATCTCGACTAGCGGAAAGCAAGACACATCCCCACGATCATTTCTTGCAACAATCACGGCAATCTCCTTGTCAAAATCGACTAACTCTTCCACCAATGATGGCGCTTCGAAAGCCGTCTCTATATCATGTACACCGGTAATTTTCTTTACACCTTTCCCATCGTAGCCGTCGCGCCGTAACTTTTGGATATACGGCAAAGCAATGCCCGTCTCATACAGGTTTTCTTTGGCAGAGATGAGCTGAAATGCCGCTGTGGGAATATCGTTTTGCTTAAAGAATTGCTTTTGTAAACCTTTGTCTTGTATCAAGCGAATTACGCGAGACTGTGGATAAACGATAACGCCTTCTGATTCCAATTTTTCCAGGGCATCGACATTCACTTTTTCAATTTCGATGGTGATCATGTCCAAATCCTTACCAAAATTGTATACCGTCTCAAAATCGCTCAGCGATCCACACTCAAAGCGATTACACAATTTACGGCAAGGCGCATTTTTGTCTGGATCCAAAATATGCACATTCACGTTGTAATTAATAGCCTCCTGGATAAGCATACGACCTAGCTGCCCTCCTCCAAGGATACCTAACTGCAACTCACCATAAAATTCTTTTGCCATAATGTTTTAAAAAATATATTAAACACGTTCAGGAAAATACTGATCCTGAAAAATGCTCTCTGTCTCTATCTTCTTTTGAAGTTCTAAAAATGCACCGATCAATGCCTCCGGTCTGGGCGGACAGCCCTGTACATACACATCAACTGGTATAACTTTATCAACACCTTTAACCACATGATAACCATGTTGCCAATACGGACCTCCACAATTGGAGCAAGACCCCATCGATATCACGTATTTGGGTTCCGGCATTTGTTCGTATAATTTCTTTATACGATCGGCCATTTTAAAAGTTACCGTTCCCGCTATTATCATCACGTCCGACTGCCGTGGCGAAGGTCGCGGAAAAACGCCCAAACGATCAAGATCATACGTAGCGGCCATTGCGCCCATCATTTCAATAGCACAACAAGCGATACCAAAACTAACCGGCCACATTGACGATAATCTTGCCCAATTTAACAGATCATCCATCTTTGCGACAATTACTCCTCCACTTTGTGTTTGACCTTGAGCCGGCGTACTCATATTTACATTGTTTTTATTGCTTAAACTTCGGCCGAAATCCTAAAGATCCGGTCGTTTGCTTTTTGTCCCCATCCGATACAAGATCTGCCTTAACATCAGCTGTCTCTCTGTAATCGCGTATGCTATATTCCTTCTGGTTGATTAGCTCATAAGCCGCAGCGGGAATACCGACATTTACCTGCGGACGTTTGTGCATAGGCTTTATCCACGATATATCGCCTCTTTTCCAAACGTATACCAAACCGACCACCAGAATACCGAGGAAAACCCCCATTTCTGTCAGTGTAAACCATCCCCAGCGGCTATCCGCAGCAACAAAATCGGCACGACCAAAAACTGTTGCCCAGGGAAACACAAAAATAAGTTCCACGTCAAACAGCAGGAAGACGAGCGCAATCACATAAAATCGAGGATTTATCTGTACCCAAGACGTACCCAGCGCTTCTTCGCCACACTCGTAAGTACTTAGCTTTTCCGGATTAGGTTTTTTAGGCGAAAGGACTTTCGCTAACAGGATGGTCATGCACACCAAAAGAATACCTACTATCGCGAGGAGTAGTATTTTTCCGTATTCTGAAAGCTGCGCAGGATCGTCCATAGTGCAAAATTAGTAAATATTAACGGTAAAAGCAGCCAAAAGATCGATAAAATAAAAAAGGAAAGCTTGACTGGCTTTCCTTAAATATTATAGTTACAAACTTACTTTAAAACGGTTTGCCCGGCATTTTTGGCATATTGCGCATCATCTTAGCGGCCATGCCCGGATTAGACATCTGCTTCATCACTTTACGCATATCTGCAAATTGTTTCATCAACTTATTTACTTCGTTAACATCTGTTCCAGAGCCTTTTGCAATGCGCATACGTCTTTTTGTGTCGATCGCATCTGGATTTTCCCGTTCAAACGGCGTCATGGAATCAATGATCGCTTCGATTGGCTTAAATGCGTTATCATCAATCTCTACATCTTTGATCGCTTTGCCCACGCCAGGAATCATTCCCATCAAATCCTTCATATTCCCCATCTTCTTGATTTGTTGAATCTGAGTCTTGAAGTCGTTAAAATCAAATTTATTCTTACGGATCTTCTTTTGAAGTTCCGCGGCTTGTCTTTCGTCAAACTGTTGTTGTGCACGTTCTACCAAAGATACCACGTCACCCATACCCAAGATACGGGATGCCATCCGATCTGGATAAAACACATCCAACGCTTCCATTTTCTCGCCGGTACCGATAAACTTAATTGGCTTGTTGACTACCGACTTAATGGAAAGTGCCGCTCCACCACGTGTATCACCGTCCAGTTTAGTTAATACAACACCGGTAAAATCGAGACGATCATTAAAAGTTTTCGCCGTATTTACTGCATCCTGTCCGGTCATCGCATCGACAACAAACAAAATTTCATGGGGCTGCGTAGCATCCTTAACGGCCGTGATTTCCTTCATCAATGCTTCGTCAATAGCTAAACGACCCGCCGTATCAATGATTACGACATTATGACCGTTACGTTTGGCCTCATCGACGCCCTCTTTAGCAATCGCAATCGGATCGGTAGATTCGCGATTAACGTATACCGGAACTTGTACTTGCTCGCCCAACACTTGCAGTTGATCAACCGCTGCCGGACGGTATACATCGCCCGCTACCAATAACGGTTTCTTTCCTTTTTTCTCGCGCAGGTAGTTGGCCAGCTTGCCCGAAAACGTTGTCTTACCCGCACCATTCAAACCTGCGATCAAGATAACCGTTGGATTTTTAGAGGTTTCCAGATCGGTCACTGTTCCGCCCATAAGCGAAGTCAGCTCGTCGTTCATGATCTTGGTTAAAAGCTGCCCTGGCGAAATGCTCGTCAACACGTTTTCACCTAAAGCTTTCAGCTTTACATCATCCGTAAACGTTTTTGCTGTTTTATAATTCACATCGGCATCTAATAATGCCTTGCGAATTTCTTTCATCGTCTCTGCGACGTTTATTTCAGTGATACTTCCTTGTCCCTTTAATACTTTAAAGGCCCTATCCAGTTTATCCTGTAAATTCTGAAACATGTGTTATTCTCGTCTTAAATATGCTAAGTGCCAAAGTTACAAAATACTGGTGAAGCTACCATACATTTGCAACCATAAAAAATGCGACACCGAAGTATCGCATTTCAAAAATCAATAAAATTCTCTTAGTCTCTTTTTGCGAAAAGAATGTATGCGTAGTAAAGCAGGGTAACCAAAGCAGACAATGCAGCGACAACGTAAGTCATTGCAGCCCACTTCAACGCATCTTTCGCGCCGTCGTGCTCTTCTTTGCTGTGGGTTACATTTGCCGTGTTCAACCAGGCTAATGCTCTGTTTGACGCGTCAAACTCCACCGGCAACGTGATGAATGAAAACAAGGTTGTTAAAAATAACGCACCCACACCGACGGCAAGAATCCAGGGGTTCTGTGCAAACGCCATCAATAAAACACCGGCCAATAACACCCAGGAAGTAAGACGCGAAGCTACACTAACGACTGGCACCATAGCCGATCGGAACTGCAACCACGAGTAAGCTGTAGCGTGTTGTACAGCGTGCCCACATTCGTGCGCCGCAACAGCTGCCGCCGCAACACTACGCCCGTAATAAACCTCCTGACTAAGGTTGACCGTTTTATTTCCCGGATTGTAATGATCGGAAAGTTGACCGTCATTCGCTACCAAAACCTGCACATCGTGAATGCCATTTTCATGCAGCATCTTTTGCGCGATCTCCGCTCCCGATAGGCCGGAAGCCAACGGAAATTCGGAATATTTCTTAAACTTACTCTTAAATCTCGACTGAACAATCCAACTGATCAGCGCGATACCAATAAATATAATCCAATACATAATCTTTATTTCTTTATATTAATACATGTTCGTTCTACGAATAGAACAGATCAAATTACATTCCATAAGATCGTTATAAGCATGAAGTTACTAAAATCAGCTTAATTGGCAGTATGAAAAGGTACATAAATGCAAAAATCTGCCATTTTTGCTGCAACAAAAAAACATCCGCCAGTAGCGGATGACCTTTCTATCGTATGCTATTAAGTAGCTTGACCCAGCTCGCTAATCCAGCAAATGCTCAGCCGGAAAGCGCTAGCCCAGGTTTAGCATCATATTATGCTCTTCGATCATTTTGCGCAGGTTATTGAGCGCATAGCGCATTCTTCCTAGCGCCGTGTTGATACTTACCTCCGTAATGTCGGCAATCTCTTTAAAACTCATATCGCAAAAATGACGCATAATAAGTACTTCCTTTTGATCATCAGGCAAACGTTGTATAATCTTGCGAAGATCCAGATCACGCTGGTTCAGCATCAATTTAGATTCCGCACTCTCGTCGGCAAACTCCAGCACCCCAAAAATATCGTAGCCATCACTACTCACCACTGTAGGATTACGCTTTGCCTTTCTAAAATGGTCAATAACCATATTTTGCGCAATACGAATCACCCAAGGTAAAAATTTACCCTCATCGTTGTAGCGACCAGACTTCAACGTATTGATCACTTTAATAAATGTTTCCTGGAAAATATCTTCGGCGAGATACTCATCCTTAACCTGAAGATAGATGGATGTGTATATTTTGGATTTGTACCTATTTAACAAAATCTCAATCCCACTCTCGTCCCCCGCTACATAAGCTTGAATCAATTCAAGATCACTTTTTTCTTTTAATGCTTTCATAATAAATCTCCCAGATTTAGTTTGAATTAATTGTAAGAGTAAAGTGTTTTATAGGCGCTCCTTTTTATCCTGTTTATAATTCAAATCAAGCGAAAAAAAGCGAACATTCAAAACCGTTAAGTTGATATTTAACATTTCTTCACACTTGATTCGATCCCTTTTCAACAAAAAAGCCCTACAGCTAGCTGTAGGGCTCAATTATTTCATTAATAATACTATTTGTACAAAGGAAATTCAGCCATTAAAGATTTCACTTTTACATGAATTTTAGCCAAAGCCGCATCATCCGCGCGGTTTGCCAAAGCTTCATCAATCAGTTCACCAATTTGTACAATTTCTGTCTCGCCAATACCACGGCTGGTAATGGCTGCCGTACCAAAACGCACGCCAGAAGTAACAAATGGCGAACGCGTATCGAAAGGAACCATATTTTTATTGGTGGTGATTCCAGCTTTGCCTAATACCGCCTCAGCCTCTTTACCAGAGATATCTTTGTTGCGCAAGTCAACCAACATCAAATGGTTGTCCGTTCCGCCAGAAATAATATGATAGTCTTTTTCTACAAAGAACTGTGCCAAAGCACTTGCATTTTTTTGCACTTGTTTGATGTATGTAAGGTACTCATCAGACAAGGCTTCGCCGTAAGCGATAGCTTTAGCAGCAATGGTATGTTCCAGCGGTCCACCTTGCGTACCTGGGAAAACAGCCATATCCAACAATTGCGTAATGGTACGGATTTCGCCTTTCGGTGTTTTGATACCCCATGGGTTTTCAAAATCTTTACCTACCATGATCATACCGCCGCGAGGCCCACGGAGTGTTTTGTGCGTGGTCGTCGTCACAATATGACAGTGTGGAAGCGGATCGCTTAACAAACCGCGAGCGATCAAACCTGCCGGGTGCGAAATATCGGCAAGAACCAATGCACCAATCTCGTCAGCAACCTTGCGAATACGTGCGTAATCCCAGTCGCGCGAATAAGCAGAAGCACCACAGATAATTACTTTCGGCTTTTCTTGGAGCGCAATCTCTTCTAATTTTTCATAGTCGATTAGCCCTGTATCTTCTTTAACGCCGTAAAATAAAGGCTCGTATAATTTACCAGAGAAGTTTGCTGGAGAACCGTGGGTCAAGTGACCGCCGTGCGCGAGGTCAAATCCTAAAATTTTATCACCTGGTTTCAAGATCGCTAAGAAAACAGCTGCATTCGCTTGTGCACCTGAGTGCGGCTGCACGTTAACCCAGGAAGCACCAAATAGTTCTTTCGCGCGATCGATGGCAATCGTTTCAATCTCGTCAACGACCTCACAACCGCCATAATAACGTTTGCCCGGCAGACCTTCAGCATATTTGTTCGTCAACACCGAACCCGCAGCTTCCATTACTTGTTTGCTGACAAAGTTTTCTGAAGCAATTAACTCGATGCCTTCTTCCTGGCGTTTTAGCTCTTCAGCTATTAGGTTAAAAACTACCTGATCTCTTTCCATTATTATATTCTTAAGTAGTAAATTTTATTAAAACTCTAAATTCGATGCAAATATAGTATAAATCATACAAAAAGATTTTGCTGAAGCTCATTTAACGGCTCAATTCCTTCTTCAGCAGCTTTTGCGCCGCTTGATAGGGGTTTTCCTCGAGCTCGCTAACGTGTTGCAGCACGGCAGCAATATAGTGATCAAGTGGACTTTCTTCAGGAATCGCCGCCGCCGCATGACGCAAAAGCTGCAGCGTATCTTCTTTCAGTTTGCTGACGTAATGCCAGGCCGCGTCAGATACATAAAGCTGTTGCGCCAGGTTATGTTGATATTCGCTTTCAATATCCTGCGTCAAGCGCCTAACAAAAACCTGCACAGGATTGCTTTCATCGTGATTTCGAAGCATCACTTCTTTTGGATCCATGCGATGAACCAATAACAACAAACGCTCATAGGCCGCAAAGCGAAGTTGTTGAAATGCCTTACTCCCGTAACGATTCTGACGAAGCGCTTGCAAGCGTAGCATATAGGCTTCTACCTTTGGCCACAGCAGCTTAAAACTGATCAAAAAACCCGCCGCCACGCCAAAAGTGATAACAAACAGCTGTGTAAAAAAAGCAACAAACTCCGGACTAACCATGCTATTTTATATTGTTTTATTAGTGTCAAAAATAGGTATTCCAAGCTAATGTGTTTAATTTTATGTAAATTTGTTCATTCATTAAGGTGTTAACTTGAATACAATAAATATGACAACAGCAACTGCTACAGCTCCGGTAAGCTTAACCCAAGGGGCTGTTAACGAATTAAAGAAGCTTATTGATCAACAAGAAATTAATGCAGACTTTGGTCTTCGTGTAGGTGTTGAAGGTGGTGGATGTTCCGGAATGAGCTATATTTTGGGATTTGACCAAAAGAAAGATGGCGATAGCGAGTATACTATTGAAGGCATTCGTGTTTTTATGAATAAAGCACACGGCCTTTACCTGGCCGGCATGGAGATCGACTTCAAAAACGGCCTCGATGCGCGCGGTTTTACCTTTAATAACCCGAATGCCTCAAGTACTTGCGGCTGCGGCAGTTCATTCTCTGCTTAATGAGCTACGGAGGCTGTCCAAAAAGCTAATCGATTAGCTTTTTAGACAGCCTCCTTTTTTTACGATCTTCGCTCCGTCCCAATCCACCTATCTTACTCCTTATTTTTCCGATATATCATCGCTTAGCAACAAAGCACCCCTGCCCGATTTTCGCTATTTCTTCTTAAAGATAAAATCGTTAAATTAGCGACCTTTAATAAAACAACAGCAAACTCGGATGTATAAGGAATATAAGCAGTTAAATCTGCCGGAAATAGGGAAAGAAATCTTGAAGCGTTGGGAATCGAATAACATCTTTGAAAAGAGCATTTCGAATCGTCCTGCAAATAAACCATACACATTCTACGAAGGACCGCCTTCGGCAAATGGCATGCCGGGCATCCACCACGTGATGGCACGCTCTATCAAGGATATTTTCTGTCGTTATAAAACCCTAAAAGGCTTTCAAGTAAAGCGCAAAGGCGGGTGGGATACTCACGGATTGCCTATTGAGCTTGCTGTTGAAAAAACACTTGGCATTACCAAAGAAGATATCGGCAAAAAAATATCTGTCGAAGCTTACAACGAAGCTTGTCGTAAAGAGGTGATGAAATATACCGATGTTTGGAATGACCTGACGCAAAAAATGGGCTATTGGGTCGATCTCGAAAACCCATACGTAACTTACCAAAACGGCTATATCGAAACGCTTTGGTATTTGTTGAAGGAACTTTATAAAAAAGGTTTACTTTACAAAGGTTACACCATACAGCCTTACTCACCAGCAGCAGGAACGGGATTAAGCTCGCACGAACTTAACCAGCCAGGCACATATAAAGATGTAAAAGATACTACGATCGTAGCCGAGTTCCGACTCGACAAAGCACAAATTCATCCGTTAGTCGATACGTTGGTCGAAACAGCGGAAGAAGATGTTGCTTTTATAGCCTGGACAACTACACCGTGGACCTTGCCAAGCAACACGGCGCTTGTGGTGGGCAAAAACATCGATTATGTAAAGATCAAAACGTTTAACCAGTATACCGGACTACCGGTTTCTGTTATTCTGGCGAAAAACCTGATCAGCAAACACTTCAAAGCAGAAGGTAAAGACGCATCTTTCCAAGATTTTCAAGTTGGTGCAAAAGTAATTCCGTGGGAGGTTGCCGGTGAATTTAAGGGAGAAGCGCTTGTTGGCTTACGTTACCACCAGTTGCTTCCATACATCACCAGCGAAGAGCTACAGCAAAATGCTTTCCGCGTTATTCCTGGTGATTTTGTTACTACAGAAGATGGTACAGGTATTGTGCACGCTGCGCCGACTTACGGTGCCGATGACTTTCGTGTCAGCAAGGAAAATGGTATACCCGCAATTCTCGTACGTGATGAGCACGGTAAGGATGTGCCGACGGTAGATCGTACTGGTCGATTTGTAAAAGAAATTACGGATTTTGCAGGCAAATTTGTCAAAGAGGAGTATTATTCTGCTGAAGAACGCGCCGATAAAGAATTTCGCCCTACCGACGTGCTGATTGCCATCAAACTCAAAGAGGAAAACAAAGCATTTGACGTAAAAAAATACGAGCACACCTACCCGCACTGTTGGCGTACCGACAAACCTGTACTATACTACCCGCTAGATAGCTGGTTTATCCGCACAACCGCCGTAAAAGAACAATTGGTTGGCTTGAATAAAACCATTAATTGGAAACCGGAAGCAACAGGTTCGGGCCGTTTCGGTAACTGGTTGGAAAACCTGGTAGACTGGAATCT
Coding sequences within it:
- the frr gene encoding ribosome recycling factor, producing the protein MNELISLELDDCKESMGKAIAHTESELTKIRAGKASPSMLDGISIDYYGTMTPLSQVSNINTTDARTIVIQPWEKNILGAVEKAIMESNLGLNPQNDGTIIRLAIPVLTEERRRDLVKKVKEETEKGRIAIRNIRKDANESIKKLKNDGVSEDEAKTGEAEVQKLTDAFIVKVDQLAELKEKDIMTV
- a CDS encoding sugar phosphate isomerase/epimerase family protein; the protein is MQNSRRNFLRTAGLGVSAALLSPHFFSCQTAKSGNSPFHNIGLQLFSLRDMMAEDPIKTLETVAKIGYKHVETFGVDAAAGKYWNLTIPELKKVLDDNNLKSHSGHYDMSKYLSRNHTDKENIEKYIEIAHQLGQTYIVAPVTPMDDLNNLKVEDYQYAAEQLNKAGEMAKKAGLRVGYHNHFWEFRNFANGTKGLDILIAFTQPDLVDFELDIYWIEKAGLSPQSYFEKYPGRFPMWHIKDMDKKFTTPVVGEQYDKLGFMDIVKEIRYTEVGTGAIDYVNIATYADKAGLKYAFVEQDDIYLPNKFESIKKSYDYVQNFLAKGAV
- the purE gene encoding 5-(carboxyamino)imidazole ribonucleotide mutase; the protein is MSNDSKALVGIIMGSKSDLPVMQDAIDLLKKMAVPFEVSIVSAHRTPERMFDYAKSAADRGLKVIIAGAGGAAHLPGMVASITHLPVIGVPVKSSNSIDGWDSVLSILQMPNGIPVATVALNAAKNAGILAAQILATADADLAERVLAFKEELRQAVETNARDVEATIF
- a CDS encoding 5-(carboxyamino)imidazole ribonucleotide synthase, encoding MAKEFYGELQLGILGGGQLGRMLIQEAINYNVNVHILDPDKNAPCRKLCNRFECGSLSDFETVYNFGKDLDMITIEIEKVNVDALEKLESEGVIVYPQSRVIRLIQDKGLQKQFFKQNDIPTAAFQLISAKENLYETGIALPYIQKLRRDGYDGKGVKKITGVHDIETAFEAPSLVEELVDFDKEIAVIVARNDRGDVSCFPLVEMEFNAEANLVEFLISPSTLPLEVQARAEEIAKKIAADLQIVGLLAVEMFLTKSGEILVNELAPRPHNSGHQTIEGNITSQFAQHLRAIFNLPLGSTAARTTAVMINLLGEPKYEGLAKYDGVEEVLGVEGIFVHLYGKKYTKPFRKMGHVCIIHDDRDTAIKNARWVQETLKVKA
- a CDS encoding NADH-quinone oxidoreductase subunit B; amino-acid sequence: MSTPAQGQTQSGGVIVAKMDDLLNWARLSSMWPVSFGIACCAIEMMGAMAATYDLDRLGVFPRPSPRQSDVMIIAGTVTFKMADRIKKLYEQMPEPKYVISMGSCSNCGGPYWQHGYHVVKGVDKVIPVDVYVQGCPPRPEALIGAFLELQKKIETESIFQDQYFPERV
- a CDS encoding NADH-quinone oxidoreductase subunit A, with the protein product MDDPAQLSEYGKILLLAIVGILLVCMTILLAKVLSPKKPNPEKLSTYECGEEALGTSWVQINPRFYVIALVFLLFDVELIFVFPWATVFGRADFVAADSRWGWFTLTEMGVFLGILVVGLVYVWKRGDISWIKPMHKRPQVNVGIPAAAYELINQKEYSIRDYRETADVKADLVSDGDKKQTTGSLGFRPKFKQ
- the ffh gene encoding signal recognition particle protein translates to MFQNLQDKLDRAFKVLKGQGSITEINVAETMKEIRKALLDADVNYKTAKTFTDDVKLKALGENVLTSISPGQLLTKIMNDELTSLMGGTVTDLETSKNPTVILIAGLNGAGKTTFSGKLANYLREKKGKKPLLVAGDVYRPAAVDQLQVLGEQVQVPVYVNRESTDPIAIAKEGVDEAKRNGHNVVIIDTAGRLAIDEALMKEITAVKDATQPHEILFVVDAMTGQDAVNTAKTFNDRLDFTGVVLTKLDGDTRGGAALSIKSVVNKPIKFIGTGEKMEALDVFYPDRMASRILGMGDVVSLVERAQQQFDERQAAELQKKIRKNKFDFNDFKTQIQQIKKMGNMKDLMGMIPGVGKAIKDVEIDDNAFKPIEAIIDSMTPFERENPDAIDTKRRMRIAKGSGTDVNEVNKLMKQFADMRKVMKQMSNPGMAAKMMRNMPKMPGKPF
- a CDS encoding zinc metallopeptidase — its product is MYWIIFIGIALISWIVQSRFKSKFKKYSEFPLASGLSGAEIAQKMLHENGIHDVQVLVANDGQLSDHYNPGNKTVNLSQEVYYGRSVAAAAVAAHECGHAVQHATAYSWLQFRSAMVPVVSVASRLTSWVLLAGVLLMAFAQNPWILAVGVGALFLTTLFSFITLPVEFDASNRALAWLNTANVTHSKEEHDGAKDALKWAAMTYVVAALSALVTLLYYAYILFAKRD
- a CDS encoding RNA polymerase sigma factor translates to MKALKEKSDLELIQAYVAGDESGIEILLNRYKSKIYTSIYLQVKDEYLAEDIFQETFIKVINTLKSGRYNDEGKFLPWVIRIAQNMVIDHFRKAKRNPTVVSSDGYDIFGVLEFADESAESKLMLNQRDLDLRKIIQRLPDDQKEVLIMRHFCDMSFKEIADITEVSINTALGRMRYALNNLRKMIEEHNMMLNLG
- the glyA gene encoding serine hydroxymethyltransferase, whose protein sequence is MERDQVVFNLIAEELKRQEEGIELIASENFVSKQVMEAAGSVLTNKYAEGLPGKRYYGGCEVVDEIETIAIDRAKELFGASWVNVQPHSGAQANAAVFLAILKPGDKILGFDLAHGGHLTHGSPANFSGKLYEPLFYGVKEDTGLIDYEKLEEIALQEKPKVIICGASAYSRDWDYARIRKVADEIGALVLADISHPAGLIARGLLSDPLPHCHIVTTTTHKTLRGPRGGMIMVGKDFENPWGIKTPKGEIRTITQLLDMAVFPGTQGGPLEHTIAAKAIAYGEALSDEYLTYIKQVQKNASALAQFFVEKDYHIISGGTDNHLMLVDLRNKDISGKEAEAVLGKAGITTNKNMVPFDTRSPFVTSGVRFGTAAITSRGIGETEIVQIGELIDEALANRADDAALAKIHVKVKSLMAEFPLYK
- a CDS encoding HesB/IscA family protein, with translation MTTATATAPVSLTQGAVNELKKLIDQQEINADFGLRVGVEGGGCSGMSYILGFDQKKDGDSEYTIEGIRVFMNKAHGLYLAGMEIDFKNGLDARGFTFNNPNASSTCGCGSSFSA